The following are encoded together in the Phragmites australis chromosome 19, lpPhrAust1.1, whole genome shotgun sequence genome:
- the LOC133899981 gene encoding bidirectional sugar transporter SWEET14-like, with product MAGLSLQHPWAFAFGLLGNIISFVTYLAPLPTFYRIYKNKSTEGFQSVPYVVALFSAMLWIFYALLKSDECLLITINTAGCVIESIYIAIYLAYAPKKAKLFTAKILLLLNVGVFGLILLLTLLLTAGEKRVVLLGWVCVGFSVSVFVAPLSIIRQVVRTRSVEFMPFSLSLSLTVSAVVWFLYGLLIKDKYVALPNVLGFTFGVIQMGLYALYRNATPRVPNKEVSDDKEASVYDAVKVPEHVVTIAKLSGPAVELKSHEVNPVESPPTGEAKGKNDAAAEEQGKVADKGSNAV from the exons ATGGCTGGCCTGTCTCTTCAGCACCCCTGGGCCTTTGCCTTCGGCCTCCTAG GGAACATCATCTCCTTCGTGACCTACCTGGCCCCACT GCCGACGTTCTACCGGATCTACAAGAACAAGTCGACCGAGGGTTTCCAGTCGGTGCCGTATGTGGTGGCGCTGTTCAGCGCGATGCTGTGGATCTTCTACGCGCTGCTCAAATCCGACGAGTGCCTCCTCATCACCATTAACACCGCTGGCTGCGTCATCGAGAGCATCTACATCGCCATCTACCTCGCCTACGCACCCAAGAAGGCCAAA CTGTTCACTGCGAAGATCCTTCTGCTTCTGAACGTTGGGGTGTTcggcctcatcctcctccttacGCTGCTGCTCACCGCCGGAGAGAAGCGCGTCGTGCTCCTCGGCTGGGTCTGCGTCGGCTTCTCCGTCAGCGTCTTCGTCGCCCCACTCAGCATCATC CGGCAGGTGGTGCGCACGAGAAGCGTGGAGTTCATGCCCTtctcgctctccctctctctcacagtCAGCGCCGTCGTCTGGTTCCTCTACGGCCTCCTCATCAAGGACAAATACGTCGCC CTACCTAACGTGCTCGGATTCACATTCGGGGTCATCCAGATGGGCTTGTACGCGCTCTACCGGAACGCGACGCCCAGGGTGCCAAACAAGGAGGTGTCAGATGACAAGGAGGCGTCCGTGTACGACGCCGTCAAGGTGCCCGAGCACGTCGTGACCATCGCCAAGCTCAGTGGACCAGCGGTCGAGCTCAAGAGCCACGAGGTGAATCCCGTCGAGTCACCGCCGACGGGTGAGGCCAAGGGGAAGAATGACGCGGCCGCGGAGGAGCAGGGCAAGGTTGCGGACAAGGGAAGCAATGCCGTCTAG